tctaaaaattaaaaaaacacaagctcttgaaaaaaaatcatttctttaattataatacatttttaacgtcttctatttttgaaagtattgaatatttttggtgcatcatcatagaagattttgcctttacaaggtatttgtccatcttacataagtgcataaaaaatttgaacgtcttacatgaagaaacctcaCCTACGGTAAAccgagaaatgtgttctgaaaggggttacgtggttgtgttctgttgttcgaaaaggttctgaacaatactggtaaatagggaagctagataacggggcagatgttcaaaataatgaaagatccaggaagaaaagtgaaaccgattttattctaaatggcgtaatttgaaactttttccaaGATGCGAGAAATTagcgaatttttaaattaatttatagaatgaGCGAATTTCTtgcggtaatcattttttaatgcgagaaaagaagaaaatatgtgagattctcgcgttctcgctctgtagtgaaaacactgatgTGGGAAGCACGGTTTTGTATAATACGGGTCCGCAAATCGACgtggtaaagaaaaaagtatcactttcaaaaagggaaattaagcactttttaaaaacacccaatgaaaaaagcacctttaagggcttttaaaaaacgaaaataagcatctttaataactttttaaaatcgctacgcaccctgttacaGCCTACTAAATGGGAtaagtatggaaaaaaaattgttgattatCAGGGCCGGATTAAGACCTCTTGAGGCCCTaagcactgaaaatattttggtgcccccctctaacaattaaaaatacatctaTTAAGTCACGtgttaattctaaatataaaatcaaatttttttaaaagaaaatatttattcaaataaaaaaaattaaaatatgatcaattgaaaacttttcaattaatataaaaaaaacttctgtttGTGCACATGTACCATGTGCAAAAAAGCAAACACTTTGAATTACTTATGATCGAAAGTTTGAACTTTTATATACTAAGACTCAAAATACTTTAGAAAAACAGACacatctttttctaaaaaaaagcataacttttttttaaatggttcgAATTCTTGACTCTCGAAATATATAGCCATACCACGAGAATTTTTTCAAacgaacagaaaaattttagcgcacaagaataaaattcattttcctaaaaatagttccttgtcaaaaataatttttaagaagtattaattattttatattattttatttaagagaatagacgaaagaactttaaattgaaaatttaacaaatgtcattttaaatgacaaaatacagaatttaatGTGTATTAAATCAGTCAATTACAActgaattattcaatttaaaaaaagttatatatttaacatttaatttctcaagagctattcgacagatttcgttcaaattttgtgttttaccATTTAcatttatgttctttaaaattatataaaaatttgtatatttttaaattgaaaatttttctgaccattaataataaataattttaaaaaaaactatttttgtcgggaaaatatttttaggtaaatgaattttattattaggtataaaattttttcaattcgtttcaaaagttctcgagacattgcaaaatgcatgaaaactgaaattaaataatggaGCCCAAACTTTCaacctaaaaaaaacttttgggaCCTTAATTTCCTTATTGCGAATATCATCCATATTTTGAGGGACAAATATCCAAATTTAACAACATACATATagatatgtgtatatatataggTAGAGGAAGCACGTTTGCCTgacttaaacaaatatttctgcaccatctaattagcatattttaagatTGGCCCTTAAACCATTTAGATTGAGATCTAGAACCTAAgttaaaatccgatcattaaatcaagagttattcaggttttttactttttttattttacgcactGTATATAATACAACatacttttacaaataataatgcttttcattatttctttttccttattaaacctaatatattaataatgattgGAAGAGaaatgaggggaaaaaattgtgatgagaaaatttataaatgcaacaattatcataaaTGATCCTATAAAATCTggattaaaaatcataaatgaacTTATTTCATAATAACAACTCACTCTAGATTGCATCTGTGGAAAACAGAACTAATtacctaataaaattattactattttgtttaatattttggacattctcTTAATTAGGTAGCCTGTCAAAGGTACAGAAGAGTTTAGGAGCAATAAATAACTAACNGGcttatttatttgattctaaCTATCTTACAAAGGAAGATTTCAATGATTTATGTGCATAGCATTTGCTGTTAGCATggttgatttataatattttcatccaatataattttatttgtaaagattaaataaatatacatatatttaggCTTATATTcatagcataaaattttaacaatcttAATTTGATACAAACTGGTAtcaaattttctctaaaaaatgaagcattttaatttataaaaaggcatattaaaaagttttgggTTTTTTTCTATCAAGGTAAACTACATATTCTTGATTAGTTATGCGATTCAcagttttcaaactttaggtTACCACTTTATGAATTTCTACTGTTGAACACCAATCCACTCAGTGGATATGCagctttgtttttgattttcaacTTCTTAACCTAGAACCTTGAAGACAAGAAATGcctgtttaaaaaacaatgtcaCATTCACCTTCAAGAAGACTTCTAAGTGAAACTAATCAGCATTTGTGCAAAATGGAGGTAAGAACAATGAAAACCTCTTATGGTTAGCCTGATGCTAATGGAGCCCTGATATGTTTCTACcaaatttgcaataaaacagCAATCGCTGCTAACAGGGAGCAAAATAAAGTTTGGCTATCTATCTCTGTGTTTCCATTCATATGTAGACTTCATTTGTCCCCACTCATCCATTCcgattttcatgaaaaagttaCCATTTGTTTTGTCAAACATATAAGTTTGCTCATAGTTTTGGATTtaaagcttaatattttaagcGAGCGCACACATCTTAATGATTGTTGATCGGCCCCTtcctatttacaatttaaaaattataatcaaaaaagtAGAAAACTTTTTGGTAAcagatattattaatattagttaattgGTGCTGCTTTAATATGTACTCTATATACTAATGTACATATCACGATACCTACTGTGAGTACAGAGGAAATAGATTTCTTACACAGGGTGCACAGCTAAatcattcaacaaaaaataagcaccttttaaatactttttaagcactcaaaaaatatttttaatcactacaTACATTAACAAACTgcaaaataatcttcaaataCTTTACATGaccatgataaaataactagttacagacaaaaaacttttttcttgatgATATTAGCCACCATATAAAGATCGAGAGATTTATCGGTTCTATATCAGAGAGTCGAAAATGacgcctgaaattgagaatatcttgcaaaatgcagcacagttgcacatgagagtgcaaaaAGAGTGCTTTTTTCTTGATGATATTAGCCACCATATAAAGATCGAGAGATTTATCGGTTCTATATCAGAGAGTCGAAAATGACGCCTGAAactgagaatatcttgcaaaatgcagcacagttgcacatgagagtgcaaaaATCTCACCAAATCCAGCTCAGTAGACAGACACGAAAGTGTTTCatgaaacatgtaaaatgatttgaGTTTTCATGTGCTATAGACCGTTAGTACGCCGAAATGGAtagtggttgaatgaattgtgaaaacgttgaatgtGGGAAGTACGGTTTTGTATAATACGGGTCCGCAAATCGACgcggtaaagaaaaaaagtatcactttcaaaaagggaaattaagcactttttaaaaacacccaatgaaaaaagcacctttaagggcttttaaaaaatgaaaataagcatctttaataactttttaaaatcgctacgcaccctgttacaGCCTACCCAATGGGATAAgtatgggaaaaaaattgttgattatagtaattttttactacCAGGAGTTGATCtagagcaggggtttccaacttacgtGAGGCCGGGAGCCACaactaaaaacacaaatcaaatggcaggtcgcaactttatcaaaattttatgtaggactcttttatgtttgaaggaacattaaatattactgtcagatttttaccaagttctataaaacaaaactattgaattacaaattaaaacaagaagtagatttttaaaatgtttaattgttattaacaatatttttaaaaatattaaataaataataaaaattcgggctacaataacttcaatttgcacctatgtattaaacaattaatgggcaacagatatctaattgttaagatacaaaactttaaaaaggttggtattaaagcttatatattagcacacaaaatgttcaatgagaaaattgaggtttgtctgctgcagccaccagagaatagatagttgcattttaaatttaaaatttacaaatgtgtgtgttaatattttagtgcaaaattagtggtttcaaaaagtcaaattttagaatttcttcgagaaaatttctgatacacacatgctaatttatattcacaaaatacaagaaaaggaaataaaaaagaacaatatatacacgataatttttgtatttgaataaatattttcttcgatgcaaaacctgagaaaaacttttttttgcgcggttggtatgttaaatttcacagaaacgaagaaattagatttttattagcgagaaaagtattttaaacccattcagattttttacaaaaattgtccgCAAGAAAATGACagtaactaatatattttagctcatgggccacaaaaaaaggcttcgtgGGCCTCCAGTTGGAAAGCCCTGATCTAGAGTAACAGAATTATATGGAATGATCGTGTTCGCATATCTCCTTTTTACTTCGTGCATGATTTTGCAATGTTGATCattactgatttatttattagttagctttatttcaaaaagaaaaatgagtaTTGAGctagtaacaataataataaacttaaaaagttgcctaagtataaaataatatctatttttaaagcaaatttgctttgaaaaaaaattagttgaaaaaaattacagggCAGTGTGTCAGAAACAAACTAATGCAAaccaaatacaaaaaaattttatggtgaAGCTCTTTAAGGGTTGTTTTTTCtggtcttttttatttatttattcgtaaaaaacataaattcctACTTAATGTATGGAAGCTGCCAtttgaagtttttcattttcaccaATTTTAGCGTTCGATGTGAAGCGAAAGATTTTTTAGGTTTGTTTATTGGCTATTTGTTGCCAAGTCACTTAGCCCACTCTTCCATCCACTGAATACTCAAATAATTCCACTTAGCCTGTTCTTCCACCAAGTATCTTCAGAAtaaatagatttgaaatataaatgaaggttgcatatttaaataaagcaaaaataagaactttctctaagaaatctcaattttttttaaaaatttaacttagccAGTTCTTTCACTaagttcttcaaatgtttgtaCTGTGGTGATGTTTTATGATTATGTTTCTAGTTTTCAGTTATGAACTATACTGTAACatcaaaaactaatattttatcaaattttgtctTCGTCCTTGTTACACAGAATATAAAAGGGGTTAACCAATTTCTTTGGGATTTTAAAAGGAGTTGTTTGCAAAGAGAAATACATTGGGAACAaataatatagattaaatatcaaatcttttttcttaaaaaaaaaataataattttcataacttgtcagaatttaataattttatacacttACCGCTAAGGTATCCAATGCATCAATTAGAGTTAAAGAATAATCACCAAGCACATCATTGATATTTATATTGGACCTGTACATAgaaaaacagtgttttttcactcactatttttatgtaaaataacaaaacacgactattcaaattattacttAGTATTTAAAACTAACATACATAAGAGTAGAATGCAGAGATGCATGGAACAAACTTAGATGTTCCAGAAAAAGAAGCatataaaagctatttaaataaataaaacacacacacattggaaagatgtttattaataaaattctcaaatgatattttaaattcatttttaatgtaaatagcAGTTTGCTCTAAATACTAGTTTAATgctctaaaacttttttttttttctaattttaatatttattataaaatatcttctttGAGTCAAATATTTGTGTGTTTAGAAGCTAAATTTCATatagaagttaataaaaattgattagtgagttttaaaagttaaatagttttagTGTATATAGCTTTAGAGTTACAAGTATCcttcttattatataaaaacacttttgattataattttttttatttagtcacAGTAGGTAATGTTGCTTCCATTccataattattgaaataaaaaattgagggaaaaaaatagtttgactGACTGATTACATTTATTGCCcagtaattatttcatattttatatttcatatttataaaatgatcaatttAAGTTTCTGATTAAGTATACAGatattggaaattatttttgttggttTACTTCATTGCAGAAAAGTCAAGACTACAACTTTTAGTCAagactaaaatttttctatggtaaaattgtattacttttcgaaatgaaattttaccttaataatTGGATGCTCCTTTTTGCATGCCGTTAAAGTATTAGAATCAGCTTTTGAATATTGAGTCACTGGATCATTAGAAAGacatttaatacatatattttacagacaaaaatttcctaattaaaaatttaaggtctaatttgttttataattataaaaaatataaacagcaataatttattaggttaaaaaaaactaaaaattaaaatttttataattaaaaataaatgctgaaaTCATCTCATTCAATCATTCTCATTTAGcagttcttgaaaaaaaaaatttatttcccaattgttaagttttcaaaattgcttgtagagataaaatagaatttttttttttttttggtctgtCTTATAGtacaaagttaatttttttcacaatgaaCCTtggaacaaataataaaagaatcgttttttaatgcttatacaaactatttgttaattttaaagctattttttttttaaacggaataacttttttttccttctgaaacACATggctaaataaagaaaagaaaatatctattaGCTGGATACCAGCCTAGatttagagaaaattttcttGCTTCGTGCATTTTGCAACAGCTGGTAATTTATTACTTCTACCAACATttaatttacacaaatttttattacatttaatttacacaaataaaatgaaacacataCAATAAAGATTAACTGCTTCATTGTCAGGCAATTGCCAAACTGAGTATTCCGCCTcctgaatttattaatagttcaaagcttttttgtttgtttatttctaacaattaagaagtgcaaaattttgaatcctttgcaaatcaagctataatgataaaagtaagtatcactattttcaataagtatattacaatatttcagtatgaatgtatatccttctataagaatacatgtatataggttgcaaaatcaatagcaatcatttacaacattcatttatgaaggcaattatgtgaaaataaaatattgtccgctatatgccataaattaaagaaaacagtaggtttttgacggtttttaccactgtcatgtcaaaaaccagtttttgacggcaaaaacccaactttgatttaaaataatattcaaattaaaatgcaaagacTTCCATATCACTACCTCTGTCCGTTAGTCTCCAAGTTTTGGCGATTAGcattagtaaacaaaaaaattttcaaaataaaatcacagGAAGGTACTAACTAAAAAGATTTCCATGTAAAAGCCAACTTTTTGTATCCCTgcaagaaacaaaacaaaatgggACCAATTCAAAGGGTATAATTCGTAACTACATTTTTGccaatctatatatatttttcaaaaaaattgtgcaaGTTTAAATCCTTTTGGCAATTGTAGTTGTTTCAAAAAGGTACCAATGTAGACATGTTCTCAACAAACTTAAAACTTAGTGATTCCGCTGAAGCACTTCAGCATGGCAAATTCACCTGTGATCATAGACggaatgcaataaaaaagtaataacataAGATCGTGTAATTGTGTCCGCATATAGAACCTGTAATTTTCTAaacgcagaaaaaaataatgacagaaCCACAGGTTTTTCATTTTTGGTGtggggaaatttaaaaaagaaaaaaaaattcttttttaccacTGTATTACCATTAGAAGCATAAAACAATACCCAGAGTATCAATTATATCGTTGCTTTTCCTTGATAATAGTCTTAGAGTGGTGGTATGTAACGTCTTGATTAAAAGTCTTGATTCTTTAAATACAACTCTTTTCTTTGTCTATCAATAGCTGAAAAGCTTATAAATGCACATATTAGTTAGATAGTTAAAGAGACAGAGAATTTATTGACGGTTCCATAATACAGATCATTtgaatcttttttctttaaatcttgaagttcttccccctttttttctaagtttaagtttttaaaaataacatttaaaaaatttaaacataaaatattagctCTTTATGCATATCTTTAAAACTATACTGTTTATAATTGGGACCtgcttttggtaaaaaaaaatgactagaaagtgacaatttttgattttgaactgAAGATTGGTAGTTCCCAGACTCGACTGAAATCACTGACTTGTAACGACCCCAGGCAAGCAactacaatttcttttaatttttttgcaagtgCAAAATCACTCTGATGCCTGAGCTATTGCAGTTGGTATAAACAGAAACTGATATGGATGTCTTCAAATagcagattttaaatatatcaatcaTTTCTCTCACATATAACTTAATAAATGCTTTCCCTTACAgctaaatttaacataatagcTCTAATCACTAAAAAAACAATAccacaagaaaaattattttattaaatcataaaattaaaataaaattacggaTTTTCATAGTCTGGTCCTCTTCCAGTGCAGAAGATAGGATTCAATTCATCTTTAGGAAATGCATATTCCAGATAGCTGTCATAAccaaattgaaacatttttctagCTTCTTCTCGCATAAGCAGTCGCTGTGAATTACTAAATGTtccatactttttaatatactcATCAggtgtttgtaaaaaaatattataattatttttcactttatcaAGAAGAGTCcaacagttttcaaaattaacatttttgtcaAGACTGCATGAATAAGTTGCATAAGTTCGAAAGGGAATTAAATATAAGCAAATTAAGATCCAAGCTGAAATGTAATTTAGCATCTTCGATCATCATTACTCTTATTCCTTGAAAAACCTgcaacagatttttaaaaatgagaaaaacaaatgtaaaactcTTCATTTATAATACGTAcgttaatattatatttactaattttatagcACAAGTAAAGTGAgcagtataattaattttaaattagatactCCCAATTTTCTACAATTCAACCTAAAAACAAACaagacaaaactaaaaaaaaattattttattaaaaaaaatttcttgtttttaaaaatcatgcatcTAAGCTTCGTCCctcttcatttataaattttactattcattaaaataaagcaagtaaaataaacagcattaatattaaattttaattatagaggatttcatataaaatatttaaaaattcataagacAGAACTGCAGAAAAaacatgtatataaaatatttaataaaatatgtatttatgaaactgaaaattatgttcTTACAAACTAAACATTAgctattctttaattttaaataaaaattaataatcagacATCAACGATACGTGTGatatggttttatttattttccttctgcTGTTATCGAGAGACAGTGTTGCCAATTtaagcttcatttttttattttaattaaaaatattattgaagatgaagtaaaataaattattttagagtgATAAGAATAATCaaatagaacataaaataaattagcctCATTAAAGTGCTTGGtatatttttcctgtttttaaaaagttatatctggaattaattttgaaaatcggcTGAAGGGCAACACTTTAAACCGTGCCATCGAGCATCTACGTCCTGTTTAGTACATAAACGATAGTTCAAgttctaatattatttaaatgtgctcctaattaaaaaccaaaatattgtgtttatttgaacgaatgtttatttaaaattttaccattatttgttataagatatttatttctatctttGGTGATTACAATATTCGTTAGTTTAAGTGCATCGATTGTGCAGTGCCTTTTTCTAGTATTTGTGTTATTgttgatataattttgatattgaaatatttttatgattgtttCTACTTATTTGATTATGGTGTGTGCTAATCTAATCTTTGCTGTGCCCAGGTGATTTAAATGATTTCTAATTGTGTTTCTTTATTGTGTGTTAAATACTGCAGAATTGGgagtttatgtaaaattaagtgATCTGtgattcattttgtttttattatctgTGTGAAAGTGTAGTTActgcatttataaaatgaaaagacaACAGGAACGTGATTCCCCTGTTAAAACTAAACGGTCCCATTCATCTATATCGCGATATGATGATAGTCCACGGGACCGATCATCACCGGATCGCAGGGAAAGGCGCGGTTCTAATAAATCGCCAAATGAACGGCGAGGACGAACGAGAGATTCTTCTAATGAGAGGGGCATTACTATTAGCCGCTCTGGCAGTGTTATTGGCAGAGATTCATATGATGATTATCCACGCAATATTAAATCAGAACGAGCTCCACCGCCTATGTCTAAAGTTTTGTGTGTGTCTAATTTAAACCATAAAGTAAATGACGCCTCAATTCGTGATGCATTAACTCGTGAATTTAATCGTTTTGGTGAAGTGAGTGTTAAAGTGTTTCATAGTGGTAGTGAACGTGTTGCATATGTGTATTTCAGAACGTACGAAGATGCCCGTGATGCTCGCCATTCTAAGGCCCGGCTTGTGCTATTTGATAAACCTGTGCAAATCGAACCTGTGTTTGACAGAGGTGCTACAGGTAGGAGAAACAGGAGTGTTAGTCCTGAATTTGGTAGCTTACGTGCTGTTTCTCCTGCTCACTCATCAGCAAGTAATACTAGTTTGGGACGCCATACATTGGGGGGTGGGAGGCAAAATGCTATTGAAAGAAACCCTGCTTATTCCCATCCTCGTGATGGAATAAGACGAGAAATGCATAATGATTTTCACCATCATCCTCCTCACAGACGTGACGactctaaaaaagaaaaatttccaaactaTTTACATCATGTGCCCCCTGAAGAAGATGACAAAGCAACTAGGACCTTGTTTGTTGGTAATTTAGAAGTGACCATTTCGGAGGCTGAACTCCGTAGGATATTTGAAAGATACGGTGTAGTTGAAGACATTGATGTAAAACGTCCAGCTCCTGGCCTTGGAAATGCATATGCcttcattaagtttttaaatttagacatGGCTCATAGAGGCAAGGTTGAAATGTCAGGCCAATATATCGGTAAATTTCAGTGCAAAATAGGATATGGTAAAGCTACTccaactactagaatatgggtTGGTGGTTTAGGTCCATGGACATCTCTCTCACACTTAGAAAGAGAATTTGATCGTTTTGGTGCCATccgtaaaattgattttgttaaagGTGAAAATCATGCCTATATTCAATATGACAGCATTGATGCAGCTCAGGCAGCTTGCCAAGAAATGAGGGGTTTTCCTCTTGGTGGACAAGACAAAAGACTGCGTGTTGATTTTGCTGATCCTGGACCATATAGTTATTACCAATCTCCTTCTAGAACTGGATTTCGAGATGAGGAAGGCTATGGCCCACCTCCAACATCAAAAAGATCAAGTTTTAGAGGTGATGGTCCACCTCCTGATGATTACTATTCCGGAATAGAAAATAGTTGGTCTAGAAATAATGTGTATGAAAATCAGCAATATGACCCCGTGTACGATAGGTCACCTAAATTTCAAGGTCGGGATTCGTGGGGACTTACTGAACACGAAGAAAGGCACGATTACCGTGGAGGTTGGAATCGTAATCATCAGGGTTGGTGGGATGACCATTCTAGGGGTGGGAGAAATGATAATTCAGACCGTAGAAAACGTGGTCGTTCACCAGAAGTCGATGAATCCGAACAACTTGGTCATGATATGTATTATAAGAGACCTAGGTCACACAATGCTGATCGCGTTGATTATGATCATCCACCTCTTGGCAAAGATACTCTTTCACCTCGACGCAATCGCAGCAATGGTGGTGTTAATCGCCGTGCATCGAGAGATGGCCATTTGACTTCGGATGGACGAAGTGATTTTCGTAAGGATTATgaatttgatacaaaaaatgACCGTAACAGACGGCaggattttgataaaaagagaCAAGGCCATGATTTAAAAGATGGTGTGACAATTGCGGACAATGTAGATAATCTGCAAGACTTAGCAAAATGTTGCCCTGTTGCTTGGCAAGGGGCACTTGTGTTAAAGAACAGTGCTTTTCCTACACGTATGCATGCATGCAGTGGAGATCCATCATTAGTTGATTATATGATGAAAGATCTAGAACTCCCCATGTTACGTATTACTCAAAGATTGCGCTTAGATCCCCCTAAGCTAGATGATGTGTCTCGGAGAATATCTTCTGCTGGACCTCACGGCCATTGCCTTTTACTAACGTTTCCTGGTCCAATTCAACCAGGAGAAGATCAATCTGCTGCTGTGCAACAACGACCACTCCGGAATCTTGTATCATATCTTAAACAAAAAGAAGCTGCTGGTGTTATATCCTTGCCTTGTAATTCAAAAAAGGATGGCAAAGACGCAAATGGTGTTATGTATGCTTTTCCTCCTTGTGCATTTGCTTTAGAATTGTTAAGACGTGTCGCTTCAAACCTAACTTCTGACTCCTCTAAAGAGGATCATTTGGTAGTGGTGGTAGTTAAGGGTTCATCTTAAATTACAATTCCCAAAGTTTTAGCCA
This window of the Parasteatoda tepidariorum isolate YZ-2023 chromosome 4, CAS_Ptep_4.0, whole genome shotgun sequence genome carries:
- the LOC107452146 gene encoding RNA-binding protein spenito-like, whose product is MKRQQERDSPVKTKRSHSSISRYDDSPRDRSSPDRRERRGSNKSPNERRGRTRDSSNERGITISRSGSVIGRDSYDDYPRNIKSERAPPPMSKVLCVSNLNHKVNDASIRDALTREFNRFGEVSVKVFHSGSERVAYVYFRTYEDARDARHSKARLVLFDKPVQIEPVFDRGATGRRNRSVSPEFGSLRAVSPAHSSASNTSLGRHTLGGGRQNAIERNPAYSHPRDGIRREMHNDFHHHPPHRRDDSKKEKFPNYLHHVPPEEDDKATRTLFVGNLEVTISEAELRRIFERYGVVEDIDVKRPAPGLGNAYAFIKFLNLDMAHRGKVEMSGQYIGKFQCKIGYGKATPTTRIWVGGLGPWTSLSHLEREFDRFGAIRKIDFVKGENHAYIQYDSIDAAQAACQEMRGFPLGGQDKRLRVDFADPGPYSYYQSPSRTGFRDEEGYGPPPTSKRSSFRGDGPPPDDYYSGIENSWSRNNVYENQQYDPVYDRSPKFQGRDSWGLTEHEERHDYRGGWNRNHQGWWDDHSRGGRNDNSDRRKRGRSPEVDESEQLGHDMYYKRPRSHNADRVDYDHPPLGKDTLSPRRNRSNGGVNRRASRDGHLTSDGRSDFRKDYEFDTKNDRNRRQDFDKKRQGHDLKDGVTIADNVDNLQDLAKCCPVAWQGALVLKNSAFPTRMHACSGDPSLVDYMMKDLELPMLRITQRLRLDPPKLDDVSRRISSAGPHGHCLLLTFPGPIQPGEDQSAAVQQRPLRNLVSYLKQKEAAGVISLPCNSKKDGKDANGVMYAFPPCAFALELLRRVASNLTSDSSKEDHLVVVVVKGSS